Proteins encoded together in one Desulfosporosinus meridiei DSM 13257 window:
- a CDS encoding DUF1292 domain-containing protein, with protein sequence MTDHPHDHEHDAEEFDTVILTDDEGKDHEFLHLDTLELDGSTYFVLMPISEDESEEDEAIILKLGKDAEGGEMLLDIEDDEEWEKVADAWENLVESEED encoded by the coding sequence ATGACTGACCATCCACATGACCATGAGCATGATGCTGAAGAGTTTGACACTGTCATTCTCACAGATGATGAAGGAAAAGACCATGAGTTTCTTCATCTAGACACATTGGAACTAGACGGCTCTACATACTTTGTTTTAATGCCTATTTCAGAGGATGAATCCGAGGAAGATGAGGCAATTATCCTTAAACTTGGTAAAGATGCTGAAGGTGGAGAAATGCTGCTTGACATCGAAGACGACGAAGAGTGGGAAAAAGTAGCTGACGCCTGGGAAAACCTAGTAGAATCAGAAGAAGATTAA